Proteins encoded within one genomic window of Eurosta solidaginis isolate ZX-2024a chromosome 1, ASM4086904v1, whole genome shotgun sequence:
- the LOC137235051 gene encoding organic cation transporter-like protein isoform X3, whose translation MCNHELLENLTYTEIRTIYAQTENPSCTLLDDIVNGTAVVSDFGECEEWIFKYENGYESVTTDLKWICDSSVNGAIGQSFLYIGSVLGTIFFGFLADRVGRLPAMMLSTLIGAAGDFITSFVTTPQAFAAGRFISGLSIDTLFYLTYIMVFEYLDPKKRTFGLNIMMTIFYCFGLLMSPWYAIWLGNWRRYLLVTSLPTLIVLIYPFFIVESAQWLATKGDYKGAVRCLKRVAKFNNRKVEESVFDEFISHYEEKMASQKKETKEKDTFIRLFRTPRLRKFIIVLLIKSMIVTLSFDIISRNMEGFGSSPFLLFSLTSLSYIPAGFTIILLQNRIGRKGMACASFFVGGIITAATGILIALLDFKEHATIMGCMIGLARYVAVVSYEAEAQYAAEIIPTSVRGSGVANIHVVGYAFSFLSAYVIYLSAIFKPLPSILIAILMLMGAALCLYLPETLNKKLPETLLDGEYFCADEKWYYFSCISRKKKEEVPDVEITKL comes from the exons AT GTGTAATCATGAGTTACTTGAAAATCTTACATATACGGAAATACGTACAATCTATGCACAAACCGAGAATCCCTCTTGTACACTATTAGATGATATTGTAAATGGTACGGCAGTTGTATCGGACTTTGGTGAATGCGAAGAATGGATATTCAAATATGAAAATGGCTATGAGAGTGTTACTACTGAT CTCAAATGGATTTGTGATAGCAGCGTTAATGGCGCAATTGGTCAATCTTTCTTGTATATTGGTTCCGTATTGGGTACCATATTCTTCGGTTTTCTAGCAGATAGAGTAGGACGTTTGCCAGCAATGATGCTAAGTACACTAATTGGTGCAGCGGGAGATTTTATAACATCTTTTGTTACCACACCACAAGCATTTGCTGCGGGACGCTTTATATCGGGACTTAGCATCGAtacattattttatttgacaTATATAATGG TTTTTGAGTACTTGGATCCGAAGAAGCGCACATTCGGCTTAAACATAATGATGACTATCTTCTACTGTTTTGGATTACTTATGTCACCTTGGTATGCTATTTGGTTGGGCAATTGGCGTCGATATCTATTAGTTACCTCACTACCAACGCTAATAGTGCTAATATATCCTTTCTTCATTGTGGAAAGCGCACAATGGTTGGCCACAAAAGGTGATTACAAAGGCGCTGTGCGTTGTCTCAAACGTGTAGCTAAATTTAATAACCGAAAAGTGGAAGAGTCAGTCTTCGATGAGTTTATATCACATTATGAGGAAAAAATGGCGAGCCAAAAGAAGGAAACAAAAGAGAAAGATACTTTTATCAGATTATTTAGAACGCCAAGATTGCGAAAGTTCATAATTGTGCTGCTTATAAAATC CATGATTGTTACACTCTCTTTTGACATAATCAGTCGTAATATGGAAGGTTTTGGCTCGTCACCTTTTCTACTCTTCTCACTCACTTCTTTGTCTTATATACCAGCCGGTTTTACCATCATACTCTTGCAAAATCGTATTGGACGCAAAGGTATGGCATGTGCCTCTTTCTTCGTGGGTGGTATTATAACAGCCGCCACAGGCATACTAATTGCATTACTTGATTTCAAGGAGCATGCTACCATTATGGGCTGCATGATCGGTTTGGCTCGTTATGTCGCTGTAGTTTCGTATGAGGCCGAGGCGCAATATGCTGCTGAAATTATACCAACCAGCGTTCGTGGGAGTGGTGTAGCAAATATTCATGTAGTGGGATATGCATTTAGTTTTTTGAGCGCCTATGTGATATATTTGAGTGCGATTTTCAAGCCATTACCTTCAATTCTAATAGCAATACTGATGCTAATGGGCGCGGCGTTGTGTCTTTATTTGCCAGAGACGTTGAATAA AAAGTTACCGGAAACATTATTGGATGGTGAATACTTTTGTGCCGATGAAAAATGGTATTATTTCTCATGCATAAGCCGTAAGAAAAAGGAAGAAGTACCTGATGTGGAAATAACTAAATTATGA
- the LOC137235051 gene encoding organic cation transporter-like protein isoform X1 gives MDFDTLLLKCGNYGRYQFLLLIVYGFTNIMSSMHYFAQTIISFTPEHWCNHELLENLTYTEIRTIYAQTENPSCTLLDDIVNGTAVVSDFGECEEWIFKYENGYESVTTDLKWICDSSVNGAIGQSFLYIGSVLGTIFFGFLADRVGRLPAMMLSTLIGAAGDFITSFVTTPQAFAAGRFISGLSIDTLFYLTYIMVFEYLDPKKRTFGLNIMMTIFYCFGLLMSPWYAIWLGNWRRYLLVTSLPTLIVLIYPFFIVESAQWLATKGDYKGAVRCLKRVAKFNNRKVEESVFDEFISHYEEKMASQKKETKEKDTFIRLFRTPRLRKFIIVLLIKSMIVTLSFDIISRNMEGFGSSPFLLFSLTSLSYIPAGFTIILLQNRIGRKGMACASFFVGGIITAATGILIALLDFKEHATIMGCMIGLARYVAVVSYEAEAQYAAEIIPTSVRGSGVANIHVVGYAFSFLSAYVIYLSAIFKPLPSILIAILMLMGAALCLYLPETLNKKLPETLLDGEYFCADEKWYYFSCISRKKKEEVPDVEITKL, from the exons atggattttgatacGCTTTTACTAAAGTGCGGCAATTATGGACGCTATCAATTTTTATTGTTGATCGTCTATGGCTTTACTAATATAATGTCCTCGATGCATTATTTTGCTCAAACGATCATTAGTTTTACGCCAGAGCATTG GTGTAATCATGAGTTACTTGAAAATCTTACATATACGGAAATACGTACAATCTATGCACAAACCGAGAATCCCTCTTGTACACTATTAGATGATATTGTAAATGGTACGGCAGTTGTATCGGACTTTGGTGAATGCGAAGAATGGATATTCAAATATGAAAATGGCTATGAGAGTGTTACTACTGAT CTCAAATGGATTTGTGATAGCAGCGTTAATGGCGCAATTGGTCAATCTTTCTTGTATATTGGTTCCGTATTGGGTACCATATTCTTCGGTTTTCTAGCAGATAGAGTAGGACGTTTGCCAGCAATGATGCTAAGTACACTAATTGGTGCAGCGGGAGATTTTATAACATCTTTTGTTACCACACCACAAGCATTTGCTGCGGGACGCTTTATATCGGGACTTAGCATCGAtacattattttatttgacaTATATAATGG TTTTTGAGTACTTGGATCCGAAGAAGCGCACATTCGGCTTAAACATAATGATGACTATCTTCTACTGTTTTGGATTACTTATGTCACCTTGGTATGCTATTTGGTTGGGCAATTGGCGTCGATATCTATTAGTTACCTCACTACCAACGCTAATAGTGCTAATATATCCTTTCTTCATTGTGGAAAGCGCACAATGGTTGGCCACAAAAGGTGATTACAAAGGCGCTGTGCGTTGTCTCAAACGTGTAGCTAAATTTAATAACCGAAAAGTGGAAGAGTCAGTCTTCGATGAGTTTATATCACATTATGAGGAAAAAATGGCGAGCCAAAAGAAGGAAACAAAAGAGAAAGATACTTTTATCAGATTATTTAGAACGCCAAGATTGCGAAAGTTCATAATTGTGCTGCTTATAAAATC CATGATTGTTACACTCTCTTTTGACATAATCAGTCGTAATATGGAAGGTTTTGGCTCGTCACCTTTTCTACTCTTCTCACTCACTTCTTTGTCTTATATACCAGCCGGTTTTACCATCATACTCTTGCAAAATCGTATTGGACGCAAAGGTATGGCATGTGCCTCTTTCTTCGTGGGTGGTATTATAACAGCCGCCACAGGCATACTAATTGCATTACTTGATTTCAAGGAGCATGCTACCATTATGGGCTGCATGATCGGTTTGGCTCGTTATGTCGCTGTAGTTTCGTATGAGGCCGAGGCGCAATATGCTGCTGAAATTATACCAACCAGCGTTCGTGGGAGTGGTGTAGCAAATATTCATGTAGTGGGATATGCATTTAGTTTTTTGAGCGCCTATGTGATATATTTGAGTGCGATTTTCAAGCCATTACCTTCAATTCTAATAGCAATACTGATGCTAATGGGCGCGGCGTTGTGTCTTTATTTGCCAGAGACGTTGAATAA AAAGTTACCGGAAACATTATTGGATGGTGAATACTTTTGTGCCGATGAAAAATGGTATTATTTCTCATGCATAAGCCGTAAGAAAAAGGAAGAAGTACCTGATGTGGAAATAACTAAATTATGA
- the LOC137235051 gene encoding organic cation transporter-like protein isoform X2: MSSMHYFAQTIISFTPEHWCNHELLENLTYTEIRTIYAQTENPSCTLLDDIVNGTAVVSDFGECEEWIFKYENGYESVTTDLKWICDSSVNGAIGQSFLYIGSVLGTIFFGFLADRVGRLPAMMLSTLIGAAGDFITSFVTTPQAFAAGRFISGLSIDTLFYLTYIMVFEYLDPKKRTFGLNIMMTIFYCFGLLMSPWYAIWLGNWRRYLLVTSLPTLIVLIYPFFIVESAQWLATKGDYKGAVRCLKRVAKFNNRKVEESVFDEFISHYEEKMASQKKETKEKDTFIRLFRTPRLRKFIIVLLIKSMIVTLSFDIISRNMEGFGSSPFLLFSLTSLSYIPAGFTIILLQNRIGRKGMACASFFVGGIITAATGILIALLDFKEHATIMGCMIGLARYVAVVSYEAEAQYAAEIIPTSVRGSGVANIHVVGYAFSFLSAYVIYLSAIFKPLPSILIAILMLMGAALCLYLPETLNKKLPETLLDGEYFCADEKWYYFSCISRKKKEEVPDVEITKL; the protein is encoded by the exons ATGTCCTCGATGCATTATTTTGCTCAAACGATCATTAGTTTTACGCCAGAGCATTG GTGTAATCATGAGTTACTTGAAAATCTTACATATACGGAAATACGTACAATCTATGCACAAACCGAGAATCCCTCTTGTACACTATTAGATGATATTGTAAATGGTACGGCAGTTGTATCGGACTTTGGTGAATGCGAAGAATGGATATTCAAATATGAAAATGGCTATGAGAGTGTTACTACTGAT CTCAAATGGATTTGTGATAGCAGCGTTAATGGCGCAATTGGTCAATCTTTCTTGTATATTGGTTCCGTATTGGGTACCATATTCTTCGGTTTTCTAGCAGATAGAGTAGGACGTTTGCCAGCAATGATGCTAAGTACACTAATTGGTGCAGCGGGAGATTTTATAACATCTTTTGTTACCACACCACAAGCATTTGCTGCGGGACGCTTTATATCGGGACTTAGCATCGAtacattattttatttgacaTATATAATGG TTTTTGAGTACTTGGATCCGAAGAAGCGCACATTCGGCTTAAACATAATGATGACTATCTTCTACTGTTTTGGATTACTTATGTCACCTTGGTATGCTATTTGGTTGGGCAATTGGCGTCGATATCTATTAGTTACCTCACTACCAACGCTAATAGTGCTAATATATCCTTTCTTCATTGTGGAAAGCGCACAATGGTTGGCCACAAAAGGTGATTACAAAGGCGCTGTGCGTTGTCTCAAACGTGTAGCTAAATTTAATAACCGAAAAGTGGAAGAGTCAGTCTTCGATGAGTTTATATCACATTATGAGGAAAAAATGGCGAGCCAAAAGAAGGAAACAAAAGAGAAAGATACTTTTATCAGATTATTTAGAACGCCAAGATTGCGAAAGTTCATAATTGTGCTGCTTATAAAATC CATGATTGTTACACTCTCTTTTGACATAATCAGTCGTAATATGGAAGGTTTTGGCTCGTCACCTTTTCTACTCTTCTCACTCACTTCTTTGTCTTATATACCAGCCGGTTTTACCATCATACTCTTGCAAAATCGTATTGGACGCAAAGGTATGGCATGTGCCTCTTTCTTCGTGGGTGGTATTATAACAGCCGCCACAGGCATACTAATTGCATTACTTGATTTCAAGGAGCATGCTACCATTATGGGCTGCATGATCGGTTTGGCTCGTTATGTCGCTGTAGTTTCGTATGAGGCCGAGGCGCAATATGCTGCTGAAATTATACCAACCAGCGTTCGTGGGAGTGGTGTAGCAAATATTCATGTAGTGGGATATGCATTTAGTTTTTTGAGCGCCTATGTGATATATTTGAGTGCGATTTTCAAGCCATTACCTTCAATTCTAATAGCAATACTGATGCTAATGGGCGCGGCGTTGTGTCTTTATTTGCCAGAGACGTTGAATAA AAAGTTACCGGAAACATTATTGGATGGTGAATACTTTTGTGCCGATGAAAAATGGTATTATTTCTCATGCATAAGCCGTAAGAAAAAGGAAGAAGTACCTGATGTGGAAATAACTAAATTATGA